In the Helianthus annuus cultivar XRQ/B chromosome 11, HanXRQr2.0-SUNRISE, whole genome shotgun sequence genome, one interval contains:
- the LOC110915845 gene encoding metallothiol transferase FosB: MANKFVQSDSSDQFPLLALNHVSFICKSVSRSVKFYEDVLGFVLVRRPSSFDFQGAWLFNHGIGIHLLEMDTTPTKKAVINPKDNHISFQCTNMDLIIKKLEQLGIKYVTAVVKEGGVEVNQLFFHDPDGYMIEICNCHILPMLPIKNIPSIERINHSDTPFYEELVRSKKQFCGEDEALMMENLVVDMMGISF, encoded by the exons ATGGCGAACAAGTTTGTGCAGAGTGATTCATCAGATCAGTTTCCTCTGTTGGCTCTGAATCATGTGTCTTTCATCTGCAAATCTGTTAGTCGATCGGTGAAGTTCTACGAGGATGTGTTGGGATTTGTTCTCGTTCGACGTCCTTCCTCCTTCGATTTCCAAGGTGCTTG GTTGTTCAACCATGGCATAGGAATACATTTACTAGAAATGGACACAACTCCAACAAAGAAAGCAGTGATCAATCCAAAAGATAACCACATTTCATTTCAATGCACAAACATGGATCTCATAATCAAGAAACTGGAGCAATTGGGTATCAAGTATGTCACCGCGGTCGTGAAAGAAGGCGGTGTGGAGGTCAACCAGCTCTTCTTTCATGACCCGGATGGTTACATGATCGAGATATGCAACTGTCACATTCTTCCCATGCTTCCCATTAAAAACATCCCATCCATCGAACGAATCAACCATTCGGATACCCCTTTTTACG AGGAATTGGTGAGGTCAAAGAAGCAGTTTTGTGGTGAGGATGAGGCACTCATGATGGAAAATTTGGTGGTTGACATGATGGGTATATCTTTTTGA